A genomic segment from Microcella flavibacter encodes:
- the alaS gene encoding alanine--tRNA ligase produces the protein MQTADIQRRWLDFFGDRGHTVVPSASLVSDDPSLLFTVAGMVPFVPYLTGVVPAPYPRATSVQKCIRTNDIEEVGKTPRHGTFFQMNGNFSFGDYFKEGAISYAWELLTSAQSDGGMGFQEKDLWVTVYEDDDEAIRLWKQIAGLPDERIQRLGMDTNYWSTGQPGPAGPCSEIFFDRGPAYGIDGGPATDDDRYVEIWNLVFMQYLRGEGTGKNDFEILGELPQQNIDTGMGMERVAFLTQGVENMYEIDQVRPVLDAAAAMSGRRYGADHGDDVRMRVIADHVRSSLMLMTDGVAPGNEGRGYILRRLLRRSIRAMRLLGVDAPSFDVLFAASRDAMSAAYPEITEHYDRVSRLALGEEEAFLRTLTAGTSILDLAVADTQKQGVSTIAGDTAFQLHDTFGFPIDLTLEMAEEAGLSVDREAFDRLMSEQRARAKADAKSKKGQLADLSVYGAFRAAGETRFLGYDQLETESSVLGIIVGGTSVDVAQEGEIAEVILAETTLYAESGGQESDEGSIVGTGFDLEVLDVQRPVAGLFSHTVQVRRGEVRVGALARTQVDPVWRRSAAQAHSATHVIHAALRQTLGDEAHQSGSYNKAGYMRLDFSWNQALSAATRSELEEISNIAVRDNLPVETRVMGLDEAKSLGAMALFGEKYGDRVRVVDIGGPWSRELCAGTHVGSSAEIGMISLVSESSVGSANRRVEALVGLEAFREFAAERALVQQLSANLKTPRDQLVSRIADLGAQLKAAEKKLAQVESSRLGEKVPALVAGAAPHGPFTVVARSLGSLGSADDLRQLATAVRERLSAQAAVVILAAEVAGKAAVIVATTPAAREAGAKAGALARVASGVLGGGGGGKDDLAQGGGTDAAAIPAALEAVLAELRG, from the coding sequence ATGCAGACCGCCGACATCCAGCGCCGCTGGCTCGACTTCTTCGGAGACCGCGGCCACACGGTCGTGCCCTCCGCCTCGCTCGTCAGCGACGACCCCTCGCTGCTGTTCACCGTCGCCGGCATGGTGCCCTTCGTGCCCTACCTCACCGGCGTCGTGCCCGCCCCGTACCCGCGGGCCACGAGCGTGCAGAAGTGCATCCGCACGAACGACATCGAGGAGGTCGGCAAGACCCCCCGCCACGGCACGTTCTTCCAGATGAACGGCAACTTCTCGTTCGGCGACTACTTCAAGGAGGGCGCGATCTCGTACGCCTGGGAGCTCCTGACGAGCGCGCAGAGCGACGGCGGGATGGGGTTCCAGGAGAAGGACCTCTGGGTCACCGTGTACGAGGACGACGACGAGGCGATCCGCCTCTGGAAGCAGATCGCGGGCCTGCCCGACGAGCGCATCCAGCGCCTCGGCATGGACACCAACTACTGGTCGACCGGCCAGCCCGGCCCCGCCGGCCCCTGCTCCGAGATCTTCTTCGACCGCGGCCCCGCCTACGGCATCGACGGCGGCCCCGCCACCGATGACGACCGCTACGTCGAGATCTGGAACCTCGTCTTCATGCAGTACCTGCGCGGCGAGGGCACCGGCAAGAACGACTTCGAGATCCTCGGCGAGCTGCCGCAGCAGAACATCGACACGGGCATGGGCATGGAGCGCGTCGCCTTCCTGACCCAGGGCGTCGAGAACATGTACGAGATCGACCAGGTACGACCGGTGCTCGACGCCGCCGCGGCGATGTCCGGCCGGCGCTACGGGGCCGACCACGGCGACGACGTGCGCATGCGCGTCATCGCCGACCACGTGCGCTCGAGCCTCATGCTCATGACCGACGGCGTCGCGCCCGGCAACGAGGGCCGCGGGTACATCCTGCGCCGCCTGCTGCGGCGGAGCATCCGCGCCATGCGCCTGCTGGGCGTCGACGCCCCGAGCTTCGATGTGCTCTTCGCCGCCTCGCGCGATGCGATGAGCGCCGCGTACCCCGAGATCACCGAGCATTACGACCGCGTCTCGCGCCTCGCCCTCGGCGAGGAGGAGGCATTCCTGCGCACGCTCACGGCCGGCACGAGCATCCTCGACCTCGCCGTCGCCGACACGCAGAAGCAGGGCGTCTCGACGATCGCGGGCGACACGGCCTTCCAGCTGCACGACACCTTCGGGTTCCCGATCGACCTCACGCTCGAGATGGCCGAGGAGGCGGGGCTCAGCGTCGACCGCGAGGCCTTCGACCGGCTCATGTCGGAGCAGCGCGCGCGGGCGAAGGCCGACGCCAAGTCGAAGAAGGGGCAGCTCGCCGACCTCAGCGTCTACGGGGCGTTCCGCGCCGCGGGCGAGACCCGGTTCCTCGGCTACGACCAGCTCGAGACCGAGTCGAGCGTGCTCGGCATCATCGTCGGCGGCACGAGCGTCGACGTCGCCCAGGAGGGCGAGATCGCCGAGGTCATCCTCGCCGAGACCACCCTCTACGCCGAGTCGGGCGGACAGGAGTCGGACGAGGGCTCGATCGTCGGCACCGGCTTCGACCTCGAGGTGCTCGACGTGCAGCGCCCGGTCGCGGGGCTGTTCAGCCACACCGTGCAGGTGCGCCGCGGCGAGGTGCGCGTCGGCGCGCTCGCCCGCACCCAGGTCGACCCGGTCTGGCGCCGCTCCGCGGCGCAGGCCCACTCGGCCACGCACGTCATCCACGCCGCGCTGCGTCAGACGCTCGGCGACGAGGCGCACCAGTCGGGCTCGTACAACAAGGCCGGCTACATGCGCCTCGACTTCAGCTGGAACCAGGCGCTGTCGGCCGCGACCCGCAGCGAGCTCGAGGAGATCAGCAACATCGCCGTGCGCGACAACCTGCCCGTCGAGACCCGCGTCATGGGCCTCGACGAGGCCAAGTCGCTCGGCGCGATGGCGCTCTTCGGCGAGAAGTACGGCGACCGCGTGCGCGTCGTCGACATCGGCGGGCCGTGGTCGCGCGAGCTCTGCGCGGGCACCCACGTCGGCTCGAGCGCCGAGATCGGCATGATCAGCCTCGTCAGCGAGTCCTCAGTCGGCTCGGCCAACCGCCGCGTCGAGGCGCTCGTCGGCCTCGAGGCCTTCCGCGAGTTCGCCGCCGAGCGCGCGCTCGTGCAGCAGCTCAGCGCGAACCTCAAGACGCCCCGCGACCAGCTCGTCAGCCGCATCGCCGACCTCGGCGCGCAGCTCAAGGCGGCCGAGAAGAAGCTCGCGCAGGTCGAGTCGAGCCGGCTCGGCGAGAAAGTGCCCGCCCTCGTCGCCGGGGCCGCGCCGCACGGGCCGTTCACCGTGGTCGCCCGCTCGCTCGGCTCGCTCGGCTCCGCCGACGACCTGCGCCAGCTCGCCACCGCGGTGCGCGAGCGCCTCAGCGCCCAGGCCGCCGTCGTGATCCTCGCCGCCGAGGTGGCGGGCAAGGCCGCGGTCATCGTCGCCACCACCCCCGCCGCTCGCGAGGCCGGAGCGAAGGCGGGCGCCCTCGCCCGCGTCGCCTCGGGCGTGCTCGGCGGCGGCGGCGGCGGCAAGGACGACCTCGCCCAGGGCGGCGGCACCGATGCGGCCGCGATCCCGGCCGCGCTCGAGGCCGTGCTGGCCGAGCTGCGCGGCTGA
- the ruvX gene encoding Holliday junction resolvase RuvX has protein sequence MRIGVRLGVDVGTARVGVARCDAHGILATPVETLPRKKGLMAGIHRLVAEWEPIEIVVGLPIALSGSETASTQDARDVAALIARQVAVPVRLVDERLTTVSAARSLRESGRDGRTSRAVIDQAAAVILLQHALDHEKSRGEAPGELLVPDGGSP, from the coding sequence ATGCGCATCGGCGTGCGGCTCGGCGTCGACGTGGGCACCGCCCGGGTCGGCGTCGCGCGGTGCGATGCGCACGGGATCCTCGCGACGCCGGTCGAGACGCTGCCGCGCAAGAAGGGGCTCATGGCGGGCATCCACCGCCTCGTGGCCGAGTGGGAGCCGATCGAGATCGTCGTCGGTCTGCCCATCGCGCTCTCGGGGTCGGAGACCGCCTCGACGCAGGACGCGCGCGACGTCGCGGCGCTCATCGCCCGCCAGGTCGCCGTGCCGGTGCGGCTCGTCGACGAGCGGCTCACGACCGTGAGCGCCGCCCGCTCGCTGCGGGAGTCGGGGCGGGACGGGCGCACCTCGCGCGCCGTGATCGACCAAGCGGCCGCTGTTATCCTGCTCCAGCACGCGCTGGACCACGAGAAGTCGCGGGGAGAAGCCCCCGGCGAGCTGCTGGTTCCCGACGGAGGATCACCCTGA
- the mltG gene encoding endolytic transglycosylase MltG — translation MSDDDAWDAIFRSQPDTARPEQGAPAAPAAGPAATGAAAAPASRAAAREQTGAGDRRSARQMLDEDRPPKRRRAWPWVLGVLVLLLGLGGGAVAYAWANYEPQLREALGWELPNDYEGGGNGTEVLVTIMPGEIGSDVATSLQESGVTMTYDAFYDLLLADPSIAFQPGTYALQEEMSAQSALDALLDPANRRESTATIREGLRAGQVIDILSAATGVPIADYEAAIADPAALGLPAEAPTVEGYLFPATYTFEPGTSAAAQIQRLVSETFQRLDGRGVAPEDRHRVLTLASLIQSEARLEDDFYRVSRVIQNRLDDGWRLEFDSTAQYGSAQADGSVFSTQETLDADNPYNTYVIEGLPIGPIGNPGDLAVDAAINPADGPWLFFVTVNLDTGETVFSETVAQHEEGVAQLRAWCRDAETSACG, via the coding sequence GTGAGCGACGACGACGCCTGGGACGCGATCTTCCGATCGCAGCCCGACACCGCCCGACCCGAGCAGGGCGCCCCCGCAGCCCCCGCCGCCGGCCCGGCCGCGACCGGGGCGGCCGCCGCTCCCGCCAGCCGGGCCGCCGCGCGGGAGCAGACCGGCGCGGGCGATCGCCGGTCCGCCCGGCAGATGCTCGACGAGGATCGGCCCCCGAAGCGGCGCCGCGCCTGGCCCTGGGTGCTCGGCGTGCTCGTGCTGCTGCTCGGACTCGGCGGCGGCGCCGTCGCCTACGCCTGGGCGAACTACGAGCCGCAGCTGCGCGAGGCGCTCGGCTGGGAGCTGCCGAACGACTACGAGGGCGGCGGCAACGGCACCGAGGTGCTCGTCACCATCATGCCCGGCGAGATTGGCTCCGACGTGGCGACGAGCCTGCAGGAATCCGGCGTCACCATGACCTACGACGCCTTCTACGACCTGCTGCTCGCCGACCCCTCGATCGCCTTCCAGCCGGGCACCTACGCCCTGCAGGAGGAGATGTCGGCGCAGTCGGCGCTGGATGCCCTGCTCGACCCCGCGAACCGCCGCGAGTCGACCGCCACCATCCGCGAGGGCCTGCGCGCCGGCCAGGTCATCGACATCCTCTCCGCCGCGACCGGCGTGCCGATCGCGGACTACGAAGCCGCGATCGCCGACCCCGCCGCGCTCGGGCTGCCCGCCGAGGCCCCGACCGTCGAGGGCTACCTGTTCCCGGCGACGTACACCTTCGAGCCCGGCACCTCGGCCGCGGCGCAGATCCAGCGGCTCGTGAGCGAGACCTTCCAGCGCCTCGACGGCCGCGGCGTGGCCCCCGAGGACCGCCACCGCGTGCTGACGCTCGCCTCCCTCATCCAGAGCGAGGCGCGCCTCGAGGACGACTTCTACCGCGTGAGCCGCGTCATCCAGAACCGGCTCGACGACGGCTGGCGGCTCGAGTTCGACTCGACGGCCCAGTACGGCAGCGCCCAGGCCGACGGATCGGTCTTCTCCACGCAGGAGACGCTCGACGCCGACAACCCCTACAACACCTACGTCATCGAGGGGCTGCCCATCGGGCCGATCGGCAACCCGGGCGACCTCGCGGTCGACGCGGCGATCAACCCGGCCGACGGGCCGTGGCTCTTCTTCGTGACCGTCAACCTCGACACGGGCGAGACGGTCTTCTCCGAGACGGTCGCCCAGCACGAGGAGGGCGTCGCGCAGCTGCGGGCCTGGTGCCGCGACGCCGAGACCTCGGCCTGTGGCTGA
- a CDS encoding shikimate dehydrogenase — MADPAAASGPHRLAVIGSPIEHSLSPALHGAASAHLGLDWDYGRHEVDEAGLPAFLDGLDGSWRGLSATMPLKEALLPLLDEVDEDVALTGAANTVLLDGGRRIGRNTDIAGVRTALERAGITTLRRAAIVGAGATARSIVVALARLGAVELDVLVRDEARAGALLDLAERLGLAASPRPLGDLERLVPAHEVVAWTLPNGVAPGGVVPEAVRRASTLLDVTYHPWPSPLAQQWQQVDGAIASGRDMLLHQAVRQVRLFVGGPDAAPLADEAGLERAMAGALR; from the coding sequence GTGGCTGATCCGGCTGCGGCCTCCGGGCCGCACCGGCTCGCGGTCATCGGCTCGCCGATCGAGCACTCGCTCTCCCCGGCGCTGCACGGCGCCGCCTCCGCCCATCTCGGGCTCGACTGGGACTACGGGCGCCACGAGGTCGACGAGGCCGGGCTGCCCGCCTTCCTCGACGGTCTCGACGGCTCCTGGCGGGGCCTCTCGGCGACGATGCCGCTCAAGGAGGCCCTGCTGCCCCTGCTCGACGAGGTCGACGAGGACGTCGCCCTGACCGGCGCGGCGAACACCGTGCTGCTCGACGGCGGCCGCCGCATCGGCCGCAACACCGACATCGCGGGCGTCCGCACCGCCCTCGAGCGCGCGGGCATCACGACGCTCCGCCGGGCCGCGATCGTCGGGGCCGGCGCGACCGCGCGCTCCATCGTCGTCGCCCTCGCGCGGCTCGGGGCGGTCGAGCTCGACGTGCTCGTGCGTGACGAGGCCCGCGCCGGGGCGCTGCTCGACCTCGCCGAGCGCCTCGGGCTCGCCGCCTCGCCCCGGCCGCTCGGCGACCTCGAGCGGCTCGTGCCGGCGCACGAGGTCGTGGCGTGGACGCTGCCCAACGGGGTCGCGCCCGGCGGGGTCGTCCCCGAAGCGGTGCGCCGGGCATCCACCCTGCTCGACGTCACCTACCACCCCTGGCCGAGCCCGCTCGCGCAGCAGTGGCAGCAGGTCGACGGCGCCATCGCCTCGGGCCGCGACATGCTGCTGCACCAGGCCGTGCGGCAGGTGCGGCTCTTCGTCGGCGGACCGGATGCCGCGCCCCTCGCCGATGAGGCAGGCCTCGAGCGGGCCATGGCCGGCGCCCTGCGCTGA
- the aroC gene encoding chorismate synthase: MLRWLTAGESHGPELIAVIEGMPAGVPVTREAIQADLQRRTLGYGRGARMKFEQDELTISGGVRHGLTMGSPVALRIGNTEWPKWTTVMSADPVDASELTGGRAAPLTRPRPGHADLVGMQKHGFDEARPVLERASARETAARVALGAVARSFLGELGIRLVAHTLSIGAVRVPDDAPLPLPADVDLLDADPLRCLHPETSARMVAEVDDAHKTGDTLGGVVEVLAYGLPPGLGSYVHWDRRLDSRLAGALMGIQAIKGVEVGDGFETTERRGSAAHDELVVGAAGIERLSDRAGGVEGGMSTGTVLRVRAGMKPIATVPHALRTIDVATGDAAPAHHQRSDVCAVPAAGVVAEAMVALVLAEAVLEKFGGDAVAETRRNLEGYLAAMPESLTTVVADGGA; encoded by the coding sequence ATGTTGCGCTGGTTGACCGCCGGAGAATCCCACGGCCCCGAGCTCATCGCCGTCATCGAGGGGATGCCCGCGGGCGTCCCCGTGACGCGCGAGGCGATCCAGGCCGACCTGCAGCGGCGCACGCTCGGCTACGGCCGCGGCGCCCGCATGAAGTTCGAGCAGGACGAGCTCACGATCTCGGGCGGCGTGCGCCACGGCCTCACGATGGGCAGCCCCGTCGCCCTGCGCATCGGCAACACCGAGTGGCCGAAGTGGACGACGGTCATGAGCGCCGACCCCGTCGACGCGAGCGAGCTCACCGGCGGTCGCGCCGCCCCGCTCACCCGCCCGCGCCCCGGCCACGCCGATCTCGTCGGCATGCAGAAGCACGGCTTCGACGAGGCGCGCCCCGTGCTCGAGCGCGCGAGCGCCCGCGAGACCGCCGCCCGCGTCGCCCTCGGCGCCGTCGCCCGCTCCTTCCTCGGCGAGCTCGGCATCCGGCTCGTCGCCCACACCCTCTCCATCGGCGCCGTCCGCGTGCCCGACGACGCCCCCCTGCCGCTGCCCGCCGACGTCGACCTGCTCGATGCCGACCCGCTGCGCTGCCTGCACCCCGAGACGAGCGCCCGCATGGTCGCCGAGGTCGACGACGCCCATAAGACCGGCGACACGCTCGGCGGGGTCGTCGAGGTGCTCGCCTACGGCCTGCCCCCGGGGCTCGGCTCGTACGTGCACTGGGACCGCCGGCTCGACTCGCGGCTCGCCGGCGCGCTCATGGGCATCCAGGCCATCAAGGGCGTCGAGGTCGGCGACGGCTTCGAGACCACCGAGCGCCGCGGATCGGCCGCCCACGACGAGCTCGTCGTCGGCGCCGCCGGCATCGAGCGCCTCAGCGACCGCGCGGGCGGCGTCGAAGGCGGCATGAGCACCGGCACTGTGCTGCGCGTGCGCGCCGGCATGAAGCCCATCGCGACCGTGCCGCACGCCCTGCGCACGATCGACGTCGCCACGGGCGACGCGGCTCCGGCCCACCACCAGCGCTCCGACGTCTGCGCCGTGCCGGCCGCGGGCGTCGTCGCCGAGGCGATGGTGGCGCTCGTGCTCGCCGAGGCCGTGCTGGAGAAGTTCGGCGGCGACGCGGTCGCCGAGACGCGCCGCAACCTCGAGGGCTACCTCGCCGCGATGCCCGAGTCGCTCACCACCGTCGTCGCCGACGGCGGCGCCTGA
- a CDS encoding shikimate kinase, which translates to MAEPHPGGPPTVPGDGAPAVVLIGPPAAGKSRLGRRLARLLQLPLIDTDRVVVEAHGPIPAIFAEHGEPVFRAWEREAVEAALRERAIVSLGGGAVLDAATQRQLHGMPVVLLTITPEAAAARLDGSSRPLAGGIEAWTTLVAARTPLYESLAAATWDTSRRPIDRIAQEIADWVLARETARDSAPAAHPESGEDTP; encoded by the coding sequence GTGGCCGAACCGCACCCGGGCGGTCCGCCGACGGTGCCGGGCGACGGCGCTCCCGCGGTCGTGCTGATCGGCCCGCCCGCCGCGGGCAAGAGCCGCCTCGGCCGCCGCCTCGCGCGCCTGCTGCAGCTGCCCCTCATCGACACCGACCGCGTCGTCGTCGAGGCCCACGGGCCGATCCCGGCGATCTTCGCCGAGCACGGCGAGCCCGTCTTCCGCGCCTGGGAGCGCGAGGCCGTCGAGGCCGCGCTGCGCGAGCGCGCGATCGTCTCGCTGGGCGGGGGAGCGGTGCTCGACGCCGCGACGCAGCGGCAGCTGCACGGGATGCCCGTGGTGCTGCTGACCATCACGCCCGAGGCCGCCGCCGCCCGTCTCGACGGGTCCTCCCGCCCGCTCGCCGGCGGCATCGAGGCCTGGACGACCCTCGTCGCGGCGCGCACCCCGCTCTACGAGTCGCTCGCCGCCGCGACGTGGGACACCTCGCGCCGCCCCATCGACCGCATCGCGCAGGAGATCGCCGACTGGGTGCTCGCGCGCGAGACCGCCCGCGACTCCGCCCCCGCCGCCCATCCCGAGTCCGGAGAGGACACCCCGTGA
- the aroB gene encoding 3-dehydroquinate synthase has protein sequence MTDAPPTIIEVTGSAPHAIHVGRGLVADLEAHLPSTVAKVLVVHAPPLAAVAERLREQLAGRIEVLLAEVPDAEGAKRIEVAAFCWQVMGQTDFTRTDAVVGLGGGATTDLAGFVAATWLRGVPLVQVPTTVLGMVDAAVGGKTGINTAEGKNLVGAFYAPRSVIVDLDLLEGLATHEILAGFAEIVKAGFIADPVILDLLEADVTVATDPATPVFRELVERSIRVKAAVVSDDFTEQGRREFLNYGHTLGHAIEHAERYRWRHGAAVAVGMVFAAELSRLAGGLDDATVERTRRILASLTLPTGYPLGRWKTLLATMQRDKKARAGMLRFIILEAEGRPRVLNGTDESMLFAAYQEVGEERQGAIRR, from the coding sequence GTGACCGACGCCCCGCCCACGATCATCGAGGTCACCGGCTCCGCCCCGCACGCCATCCACGTCGGCCGCGGGCTCGTCGCCGACCTCGAGGCGCACCTGCCGTCCACCGTCGCGAAGGTGCTCGTCGTGCACGCGCCGCCGCTCGCGGCCGTCGCCGAGCGCCTGCGCGAGCAGCTCGCCGGGCGCATCGAGGTGCTGCTCGCCGAGGTGCCCGACGCCGAGGGCGCGAAGCGCATCGAGGTGGCCGCCTTCTGCTGGCAGGTCATGGGGCAGACCGACTTCACCCGCACCGACGCGGTCGTCGGGCTCGGCGGGGGAGCGACCACCGACCTCGCGGGCTTCGTCGCCGCCACCTGGCTGCGCGGCGTGCCGCTCGTGCAGGTGCCGACCACCGTGCTCGGCATGGTCGACGCCGCGGTCGGCGGCAAGACCGGCATCAACACGGCCGAGGGCAAGAACCTCGTCGGCGCCTTCTACGCGCCGCGCAGCGTCATCGTCGACCTCGACCTGCTGGAGGGGCTCGCGACCCACGAGATCCTCGCCGGCTTCGCCGAGATCGTGAAGGCCGGGTTCATCGCCGACCCCGTCATCCTCGACCTGCTCGAGGCCGACGTCACGGTGGCGACCGACCCCGCGACGCCCGTGTTCCGCGAGCTGGTCGAGCGCAGCATCCGCGTCAAGGCGGCCGTCGTCAGCGACGACTTCACCGAGCAGGGGCGGCGCGAGTTCCTCAACTACGGCCATACCCTCGGGCACGCGATCGAGCACGCCGAGCGCTACCGCTGGCGGCACGGGGCCGCCGTGGCCGTCGGCATGGTGTTCGCCGCCGAGCTGAGCCGGCTCGCCGGCGGCCTCGACGACGCGACGGTGGAGCGCACGCGCCGCATCCTCGCCTCGCTCACCCTGCCGACGGGCTACCCGCTCGGGCGCTGGAAGACCCTGCTCGCCACCATGCAGCGCGACAAGAAGGCGCGCGCCGGCATGCTGCGCTTCATCATCCTCGAGGCCGAGGGACGACCGCGCGTGCTCAACGGCACCGACGAGTCGATGCTGTTCGCCGCGTACCAGGAGGTCGGCGAGGAGCGCCAGGGCGCCATCCGCCGCTGA
- the aroQ gene encoding type II 3-dehydroquinate dehydratase has product MTDPRRILVLNGPNLNRLGTREPDVYGTATLADLETELRDAAPAGVEVDLRQTNDEAELIGWLHEAVDTRSPVILNPAAFTHYSYALRDAAALVTGAGLPLIEVHLSNPHAREEFRRTSVISGVATGVIAGLGFGSYRLALAHIAGSA; this is encoded by the coding sequence ATGACCGACCCGCGCCGCATCCTCGTGCTCAACGGCCCCAACCTCAACCGCCTGGGCACGCGCGAGCCCGACGTCTACGGAACCGCGACGCTCGCCGACCTCGAGACCGAGCTGCGGGATGCGGCGCCCGCGGGCGTCGAGGTCGACCTGCGGCAGACGAACGACGAGGCCGAGCTCATCGGCTGGCTGCACGAGGCCGTCGACACCCGCAGCCCCGTCATCCTCAACCCGGCGGCCTTCACTCACTACTCCTACGCGCTGCGCGACGCCGCGGCGCTCGTCACCGGCGCCGGGCTGCCGCTCATCGAGGTGCACCTCTCCAACCCGCATGCGCGCGAGGAGTTCCGGCGCACGAGCGTCATCTCGGGCGTGGCGACCGGGGTCATCGCCGGGCTGGGCTTCGGCTCGTACCGCCTCGCCCTCGCGCACATCGCCGGCTCGGCATAG
- the efp gene encoding elongation factor P, producing MASTNDIKNGSVLNLDGQLWNIIEFQHVKPGKGGAFVRTKMRNVRSGKVVDKTFNAGLKVDFATVDRGDYQYLYQDGEDFVFMDTTHYEQITVPGVIVGDAKNFMLENQMVTIAIHEGEALYIELPASVVLEVTYTEPGLQGDRSTGGTKPATVETGYEIQVPLFLETGTKVKVDTRTGDYLGRVSE from the coding sequence ATGGCTTCGACGAACGACATCAAGAACGGCAGCGTGCTGAACCTGGACGGTCAGCTCTGGAACATCATCGAGTTCCAGCACGTGAAGCCCGGCAAGGGCGGCGCGTTCGTGCGCACCAAGATGCGCAACGTGCGCTCGGGCAAGGTCGTCGACAAGACGTTCAACGCCGGGCTCAAGGTCGACTTCGCGACCGTCGACCGGGGCGACTACCAGTACCTGTACCAGGACGGCGAGGACTTCGTCTTCATGGACACCACGCACTACGAGCAGATCACCGTGCCCGGCGTCATCGTCGGCGACGCGAAGAACTTCATGCTCGAGAACCAGATGGTGACGATCGCCATCCACGAGGGCGAGGCGCTGTACATCGAGCTGCCCGCCTCGGTCGTGCTCGAGGTCACCTACACCGAGCCCGGCCTGCAGGGCGACCGCTCCACCGGCGGCACCAAGCCCGCGACGGTCGAGACGGGCTACGAGATCCAGGTCCCCCTCTTCCTCGAGACGGGCACGAAGGTCAAGGTCGACACCCGCACGGGCGACTACCTCGGCCGCGTCTCCGAGTAG
- the nusB gene encoding transcription antitermination factor NusB: MGARTKARKRALDMLYIADVRQLPLADVLVEEGERAAAQPQRASSWPYAQDIARGVIDNGASIDRLIEDNAHGWTLARMPAVDRAILRLAVWELVHNPDVPEAVAIAEAVEFAQVLSTDDSSSFVNGVLGAISDAMHRTA; this comes from the coding sequence GTGGGCGCCCGCACGAAGGCCCGCAAGCGGGCCCTGGACATGCTGTACATCGCCGACGTGCGCCAGCTGCCCCTCGCCGACGTGCTCGTCGAGGAGGGCGAGCGCGCCGCGGCCCAGCCGCAGCGCGCGTCGAGCTGGCCCTACGCGCAGGACATCGCGCGCGGCGTCATCGACAACGGGGCGTCTATCGACCGCCTCATCGAGGACAACGCGCACGGCTGGACGCTCGCGCGCATGCCCGCCGTCGACCGCGCCATCCTGCGCCTCGCCGTCTGGGAGCTCGTGCACAACCCCGACGTGCCCGAGGCGGTGGCGATCGCCGAGGCCGTCGAGTTCGCCCAGGTGCTGTCGACGGACGACTCCTCGTCGTTCGTCAACGGCGTGCTCGGCGCGATCTCCGACGCGATGCACCGCACGGCCTGA
- a CDS encoding ABC transporter ATP-binding protein — protein sequence MSSTTRARAATASPALPVALHGVGRDFPGARGEEPRIVLRDVELTITPGEIVALLGPSGCGKSTLLRQISGLDRPTSGSLTIDGARVAPADQRCAVAFQEPRLLPWRTVARNIELGLPRGLDRDAGRARVDELLELVQLQHAAQLKPRAISGGMAQRVSLARALARGPGVLLLDEPFGALDALTRLTMQDLLIDIHRAEPATIVLVTHDVDEALMLADRVVLLGTRFDRPGATISRVMEVPGGRPRDRASTVLARLRAQLLDGLGVPSHHGR from the coding sequence ATGTCCTCCACCACTCGCGCCCGCGCCGCGACCGCCAGCCCGGCCCTGCCGGTGGCGCTGCACGGCGTCGGCCGCGACTTCCCGGGGGCGCGCGGCGAGGAGCCGCGCATCGTGCTGCGCGACGTCGAGCTCACGATCACGCCCGGCGAGATCGTCGCGCTGCTCGGCCCCTCCGGCTGCGGCAAATCCACCCTGCTGCGCCAGATCAGCGGGCTCGACCGGCCGACGAGCGGCAGCCTCACCATCGACGGCGCCCGCGTCGCGCCCGCCGACCAGCGCTGCGCGGTCGCCTTCCAGGAGCCGCGCCTGCTGCCCTGGCGCACGGTCGCCCGCAACATCGAGCTCGGCCTGCCCCGCGGCCTCGACCGCGACGCCGGTCGCGCCCGGGTCGACGAGCTGCTCGAGCTCGTGCAGCTGCAGCACGCCGCGCAGCTGAAGCCGCGCGCGATCTCCGGCGGCATGGCGCAGCGCGTCTCACTCGCCCGGGCGCTCGCCCGCGGACCGGGCGTGCTGCTGCTCGACGAGCCCTTCGGAGCCCTCGACGCGCTCACGCGGCTGACGATGCAGGACCTCCTCATCGACATCCACCGGGCCGAGCCCGCCACGATCGTGCTCGTCACCCACGACGTCGACGAGGCGCTCATGCTCGCCGACCGGGTGGTGCTGCTCGGCACCCGCTTCGACCGGCCCGGCGCGACGATCAGCCGCGTGATGGAGGTGCCCGGCGGGCGACCCCGGGACCGAGCATCCACCGTGCTCGCCCGCCTGCGCGCGCAGCTGCTCGACGGCCTCGGCGTGCCGAGCCACCACGGCCGCTGA